GAGGAGATCGCCGCGAAGGGCCTCGCCAACGCGCGTGACGTCATCGCCCAGACCGCCGCCCGCGGGAAGCTCTCCGAGGAGGCCGCGACCGCGATCGCCAACAACCTCTCCGCGACCGCTGACATCGCTGACCTTGCCGGCTGCGACCTCGTCCTCGAGGCCGTCCCGGAGGTGCTGAAGATCAAGAAGGCCGTGTTCGGCAAGCTCGAAGGGGTCCTCGCCGAGGATGCCCTGCTGGTCACCAACACCTCCTCGCTGTCGGTCGCGAAGATGGCGGAGGATCTCCAGCACCCCGAGCGCGTGGTGGGCCTGCACTTCTTCAACCCCGTCGCGAAGATGCCGCTGGTCGAGGTGATCCACACCGAGGCGACGAACGAGCAGACCCTCGCCACCGGCCTCGAGGTGGTGCGCCGCCTGCGCAAGTTCGCGGTGCGCAGCGCCGATGCGCCGGGGTTCATCGTCAACCGGCTGCTGTTCCGTGTGCTCGGCGCCGTGCTCGCCTCCGTCGATGCCGGCGCGGACCCGGCCGAGGTCGACGCCTCGCTGGACGCGATGGGCATGCCCATGCGCCCCTTCGAACTGCTGGACCTCGTGGGTCTCGGTGTGGCCGACCACGTGGGCCAGGTGCTGGTCGAGGAGCTCGGCGACCGCTTCCACGCCTCGCCCGGACTCGGCCTCATGGCCCAGGGCAAGGCGCACTTCACCGAGCGCAGCCGGACCGCCGTGCACCCTGCGGTCTCCCCGACCGTCGCCCAGGTGTTCGGCGAGGGCGAGAAGGTCGCCGGGGTGGAGGCGCTGGTCGGCGAGGCCCTGCTGGAGAAGGTCCTGGACGGGCTCGCCGAGGAGATCGCGCTGATGCTCGAGGCCGGTGTGGTCGAGCAGCCGGAGCAGGTGGACCTCGCGATGATCCTCGGCGCCGGGTTCCCGCGCCACCGCGGCGGGATCACGCCCTACCTCGACGCCTCCGGTGCGTCCGAGCGGACCACCGGTGCTGCGTTCCACGGGGAGCGGTTCACCGCCGGACGCTGAATGAGCGCCAGCGGGCACTGATCGGGTGCGGGGGAGCGCGGCGTCGCACGAGGGGTGCGGCGCCGCGCTCTGCTGTGCGGGGAGAGGCGGTGCGGGGAGCGGCGGTGCGGGGTCAGATCTCGCGGTGACGTGCCTGGGGGTCCTTGGGACCCTCGGTCTCCGGGGTGCGCGGCGGGATCCAGGGATCCTCGGACTCGTCCACGGGGACGTCCGGGTTCACGAGCCTGGACTCGAGGGACTTGGAGTACAGGGGGATCGGGTCGGAGGAGACCTCGATCGTCCCGTCGATGTCCTGCCACTCGCCGCCGTCCACCGAGAACTGCCCGGCGAACGTGGTGGTGAGGGTGATGTCGTACCAGCCCTCGGAGGGGTAGGTCGCCGAGACGTCCTCCGCCGGGTACGGCTTGCCGGGCGTGCTCGTGGTGATCGTGTTGCCGTCCCCGAGGTCCCAGTGGAACGAGACGGGGATGGCGCGGACGGCGACCGGGGTGCCGAGCAGTTCGGTGTCCAGAGTCTGCACCTCCGGCTCCGCGTAGAGCACGTTGGCCATGTTCACCGGCAGCCAGCCGTCCGGCGGGCCGGCGCTCGCGACCAGCGGGGTGATGGGGAGTGAGGCGAATTCCTCCTGCGTCACGATGATGACGATCGGCTCGGGAGCTGCGCCGGGGGCGCCGGGGGTGCCTGCGGCGGGAGCAGCACCTGGCTGGCCGGGTGCGGCCGGGCCGAGGCAGGCGTAGCCGTTGCTCCGCTCAGCACCGGTGGCAAGGGTCCGGGTGATCGACTCGACCGTGCGCACGCCGCCGAGGGAGCCGCTGCCCGCGCGCCGCTCGGAGACGAAGTCCCCTGTCTGGGTGATCGTGTAGTTCGCGGTGTTGTTGCAGGCGTTGCGCGTGGCCGTGAAGGTGTTCCCCCTGCGCTCGAAGACGCCGTGGAGGGGGAGGGAGCGGTTGAAGGTGTGGAAGAGGATCTGCTGGGCGGGGTTGGAGGCCCGGGAGGACTGCGAGCTATCTCGGGCGTCTTGGCTTTTGTTGGAGGATCCGCGGT
This genomic interval from Brachybacterium aquaticum contains the following:
- a CDS encoding PKD domain-containing protein; the encoded protein is MTATADSEKLHTAGTRSSRECKPSSNFLGSGNQSPNDRGSSNKSQDARDSSQSSRASNPAQQILFHTFNRSLPLHGVFERRGNTFTATRNACNNTANYTITQTGDFVSERRAGSGSLGGVRTVESITRTLATGAERSNGYACLGPAAPGQPGAAPAAGTPGAPGAAPEPIVIIVTQEEFASLPITPLVASAGPPDGWLPVNMANVLYAEPEVQTLDTELLGTPVAVRAIPVSFHWDLGDGNTITTSTPGKPYPAEDVSATYPSEGWYDITLTTTFAGQFSVDGGEWQDIDGTIEVSSDPIPLYSKSLESRLVNPDVPVDESEDPWIPPRTPETEGPKDPQARHREI